The following are encoded together in the Humulus lupulus chromosome 5, drHumLupu1.1, whole genome shotgun sequence genome:
- the LOC133778189 gene encoding phenylcoumaran benzylic ether reductase Pyrc5-like: MASAKSKILFIGGTGYIGKFVVEASAKAGHETFVLVREATLSNPDKAKIIDGFKSLGVKIVHGDLYDHQSLVSAIKPVDVVISTVGHAQLADQVNIIAAIKEAGNVKRFFPSEFGNDVDRVNAVEPAKSAFEIKAKIRRATEAEGIPYTYVSSNYFAGYFLPNLAQAGASAPPREKVVILGDGNPKAIFNKEDDIGSYTIRAVDDPRTLNKILYLRPPANIYSFNELVALWEKKIGKTLEKEYVPEDKLLKTIQESPIPINVILSINHSVFVKGDHTNFEIEPSFGVEASQLYPDVKYTTVDEYLNQFV, translated from the exons atggCGTCGGCGAAGAGCAAGATCTTGTTCATCGGCGGAACAGGGTACATCGGCAAATTCGTCGTTGAGGCGAGCGCCAAGGCCGGACACGAGACCTTCGTTTTGGTGCGTGAAGCCACCCTCTCCAACCCGGACAAGGCCAAGATCATCGACGGCTTCAAATCTCTGGGCGTTAAAATCGTCCACGGCGATCTCTACGACCACCAGAGTCTGGTCAGCGCGATTAAGCCGGTCGACGTTGTAATTTCGACGGTCGGCCATGCTCAGTTAGCCGATCAGGTTAATATCATTGCCGCCATTAAAGAAGCCGGCAACGTCAAG AGGTTCTTCCCTTCTGAGTTTGGGAACGACGTGGATCGAGTGAATGCCGTAGAACCAGCCAAATCGGCGTTTGAGATTAAGGCTAAGATTCGGCGAGCTACCGAGGCGGAGGGAATACCGTACACTTATGTGTCGTCAAACTATTTCGCTGGTTATTTTCTTCCCAATCTTGCCCAGGCTGGTGCCTCTGCTCCTCCAAGAGAAAAAGTTGTGATCTTGGGAGATGGAAACCCCAAAG CAATTTTTAACAAGGAAGACGACATAGGAAGTTACACGATTAGAGCAGTGGATGACCCAAGAACCTTGAACAAAATCCTCTACCTCAGGCCACCAGCTAACATCTACTCGTTTAATGAGCTCGTGGCTTTATGGGAGAAAAAGATTGGTAAAACCCTTGAAAAGGAGTATGTTCCAGAGGACAAACTTCTCAAGACTATCCAAG AGTCGCCAATTCCAATCAATGTCATACTATCAATCAACCACTCTGTTTTTGTGAAAGGAGATCATACAAACTTTGAGATTGAGCCCTCGTTTGGGGTGGAAGCTTCACAGCTTTATCCCGATGTGAAATACACCACTGTGGATGAGTATCTGAATCAGTTTGTCTGA